In the genome of Maniola jurtina chromosome 3, ilManJurt1.1, whole genome shotgun sequence, one region contains:
- the LOC123881182 gene encoding spatacsin has translation MEGLSQNEKIIWNCWEEKSPRDMVREAAAKGTHINLAIKYLMSKNSWSESTAQDWFMAEVKAWTVQLLMRKQIYKVLHILNKCNINPEEHLMVLAETSPEIEYRDFIVENLQKLSKDMKSENVKRWEDFKRHWNLLRYLEKSFEVDGTFKQNKVFGIGSNRVFVNESEIKALTIENIEKYPPDWKCKIATALFFDTFEFSLLDFSTPLNMWNYLVDHNKSMILVRWINVQMSEVVRDMNARYNFFNNDNFVQKLLHVDTKGFTNEVLDALDEIFRKWPISTEMIEIISNTTCFEYTKMCIYDTLASYGIIVESEKKDLYQIIARLARTQNLKLIDDIFSESCATMSMQEFYLELAKYFVKNKLYKVLTICIEGHILDIDLSEVEQEAKDCIELWLLFKSIEQTSDRQSHVVPVYKTCQQIAKDDIENYISANPHLVLGMILLEDNLNLFDIFSKEQFLQFKDFKLPNKGYKHKHPHLYNVYKKHASKNEMYECKDVNVYQLLSGYRGLDVSKIFEFQIINMNSNNQLPDKTDRRSLGSLISNEVDVHGLKALTQRTVDMPDFANEKLMKRYGYDAKLNHTYYLKQYRPCNASQAFVSQQYQIYNRLQEKSIKSACCEAHALALQNWSDTALTACAISFVAMIGCNPTRCRVHVSATKMIRNHLVQRKGFPENEANKIINEFMIKLIQNNDETAATILKYLEEITSCKLKEIQEAGGKHDMSLVLYESQTMVKFAMLHNLQLPEMQLREFVRNGSWFNFLLFGDVFRYPLPQMLQLSQDFEKTSYAEHLKYIMVHKSAEDDKEQKSNSSNGQRRLTRLNSVETSPTQSVVFDFPPSTYMGRELWEVAAACHGPEDPPAALLRAADLYREPLLVLLASCYEPNAVDVLWAHWILSSLEPNERSREALQTVIAQNVPAQLFQKVAEICLVEGYITTLHESMLIFMPESPLAILTSFLYRCIRRLTFDSETNKYLTSFLQICQRRYSVDASGLPCDLSKDSLQRIAVALVKIALMHNFDMPYHQKEFLKCLAEARFGKDLLVQSPDFTMLYEIFKITMETSSVMNISKMLEDDAPAYFLECVEMYTREGNYDVALQIAKLAALPVDEILIAEWDKKCTRLTGIIVDDLIVYDEDLTYIIAQCSEAFKEAGVSFNRAIEFLSRVYVEDFEQKFYAYRVIMSWFEENRVYGEKREEIEHEMWDAYLRCRVNIAFKDYQGTVNFVLNGQKDSNSQKVDLVHEEKPFSLTLHEIEVESDVVNIENVELLEYPEDIDRWKKAVSELLELKLLVEGFRLAALYKPPDEYRYGSPVCPVQIIRTCLRLAEGTCSPYELPQELRLVISSPTLQNKLTVSEASETSFEELVVIQERQDGDGVPHLAAREEADRLSALEALAVRSGLSVAKQIASYFRIALQIGWDYASVLKYQSRPLDFINLVSGRARMSLANLVFRTFNIPSKQIAEYLCREMVAAIISPHLLKTSTFRQKEHFQYTLWGYILDSDIEMFLNMRPDACSQIGRLILDHLMAFQKIYKATGVLKIPENSLDDSCLDVETLIDEEYQNVEGDEVESIMTEEGTLMSAETESVYSVSTVYNAGNKMSRDSRRNLFDVISRSNIHIRYEVKSNIRKITKGAKLSTKQVNIISIELLVLAHECFSCACDTEGVAVVLRSAQALSARLLAARSWRLMVRLLTGLARYTECAYILQALRENHQFEFLLGQFDYMLGQQQDKIAEFKHGLLDFLKTHCPGDTDTYIMVALHFNMYSEAAHVKKKQANDLIDDLEKMASDASKTSRRQSQPVWLMIHDNVPTRSLLDTALNHCNDACELYLQGGCTGFAGEMANLAQKIALQISLLNASPTRLILNRSTEQTYSLVTEYLSFMEGLVLLSSSGSSVWRELAYRRALTNDQAYLRDMATYRPDIAHDFINRYKSEKKRTPVSQAAMTELRTLIR, from the exons ATGGAAGGGCTGAGTCAAAATGAGAAGATAATCTGGAACTGTTGGGAGGAGAAGTCGCCGAGGGATATGGTTCGAGAGGCTGCTGCAAAGGGAACTCATATTAATCttgcaattaaatatctaatGAGTAAAAACTCTTGGAGTGAATCTACAGCACAAGATTGGTTTATGGCAGAG GTTAAGGCATGGACTGTCCAGCTGCTGATGCGAAAGCAAATATATAAAGTTCTCCACATTCTGAATAAATGCAATATAAACCCAGAAGAACATTTAATGGTTCTGGCAGAGACATCACCAGAAATTGAATACAGAGATTTCATTGTGGAAAACTTGCAAAAACTGTCTAAG GATATGAAAAGTGAGAATGTAAAAAGGTGGGAAGATTTCAAAAGACATTGGAATTTACTTCGTTATCTGGAAAAGTCGTTTGAAGTTGATGGTaccttcaaacaaaacaaagtgTTTGGTATTGGAAGCAACAGAGTATTTGTAAATGAAAGTGAAATTAAGGCATTGACAATTGAGAATATAGAAAAATATCCCCCTGACTGGAAATGCAAGATTGCAACTGCATTATTCTTTGACACATTTG AATTTTCCCTGCTGGATTTTTCTACACCTCTTAACATGTGGAACTATTTAGTAGATCACAATAAATCTATGATTCTTGTTCGTTGGATCAACGTTCAGATGTCGGAAGTGGTGCGGGACATGAATGCAcgctacaatttttttaacaatgaCAATTTTGTACAAAAACTCTTGCATGTTGACACCAAAGGTTTCACTAATGAAGTGCTTGATGCCTTAGACGAAATATTTCGCAAGTGGCCTATTTCAACAGAGATGATAGAAATAATTTCCAACACCACTTGTTTTGAATATACAAAAATGTGTATATATGACACTTTAGCTTCTTACGGTATAATTGTAGAGAGTGAAAAGAAGGATTTATACCAAATAATTGCAAGGTTAGCGAGAActcaaaatttgaaattaattgaTGACATATTTTCCGAATCCTGTGCCACAATGAGTATGCAAGAGTTCTATTTAGAATTGGCaaagtattttgtaaaaaacaaactgtacaaagttttgaCCATTTGTATTGAGGGGCACATACTAGATATAGATTTATCAGAGGTGGAACAGGAGGCTAAGGATTGCATTGAACTGTGGCTGCTGTTCAAAAGTATTGAACAAACTTCTGATAGGCAGAGCCATGTGGTGCCTGTGTATAAAACCTGTCAACAAATAGCAAAGGACGATATTGAAAACTACATTTCTGCTAATCCACATTTGGTGTTAGGTATGATTTTATTGGAAGACAACCTGAATTTATTTGATATATTTTCAAAAGAACAGTTTTTGCAGTTCAAAGACTTCAAGTTGCCAAATAAGGGCTACAAACATAAACATCCACATTTGTATaatgtttacaaaaaacatGCCAGCAAAAATGAAATGTATGAGTGTAAGGATGTGAACGTCTATCAATTGCTTTCTGGATATCGGGGTCTAGATGTCTCCAAGATATTTGAAttccaaataataaatatgaacAGTAACAATCAGCTACCTGATAAAACCGATCGACGCAGTTTAGGAAGTCTAATATCAAATGAAGTAGATGTACATGGTCTAAAAGCACTGACTCAGAGAACAGTAGATATGCCAGATTTTGCTAATGAAAAACTTATGAAAAGATATGGATATGATGCAAAATTAAATCATACCTATTATTTGAAGCAGTATCGTCCTTGCAATGCCAGCCAAGCTTTCGTGTCTCAGCAGTATCAAATATACAATCGACTACAAGAAAAGAGTATTAAAAGTGCTTGTTGCGAGGCACACGCTTTAGCACTTCAAAATTGGTCTGATACTGCATTGACAGCTTGCGCCATTTCTTTTGTGGCGATGATCGGATGCAATCCCACCAGATGCAGAGTTCACGTATCGGCTACTAAGATGATAAGAAACCATCTCGTGCAGCGTAAAGGATTTCCTGAGAACGaagctaataaaataattaatgagtTCATGATAAAATTGATCCAAAACAATGACGAAACTGCTGCAACTATTCTAAAATATTTAGAAGAAATAACGTCTTGTAAATTGAAAGAAATTCAAGAAGCAGGTGGAAAACATGATATGTCTTTAGTATTGTACGAATCTCAAACAATGGTTAAGTTTGCAATGTTGCACAATTTGCAATTACCAGAAATGCAGCTTAGGGAATTTGTACGAAATGGTTCTTGGTTCAACTTCTTGCTTTTCGGCGATGTTTTTAGATACCCTCTGCCCCAAATGTTACAATTGTCGCAGGACTTCGAAAAGACATCATATGCTGagcatttaaaatatataatggTTCATAAAAGTGCAGAAGATGATAAAGAACAAAAATCAAATTCCAGTAATGGACAAAGGAGACTCACAAGACTGAATTCAGTTGAAACA AGCCCAACCCAGAGTGTGGTGTTTGACTTCCCGCCGAGCACGTACATGGGGCGGGAGCTATGGGAGGTTGCCGCGGCCTGCCACGGGCCGGAGGACCCCCCGGCCGCCTTGCTGCGGGCTGCTGACCTGTACCGAGAGCCCTTGCTGGTGCTCCTCGCTAGCTGTTATGAG ccTAATGCAGTAGACGTGCTCTGGGCTCACTGGATATTATCTTCCTTGGAGCCAAATGAGCGTAGTCGAGAGGCGTTGCAAACGGTGATTGCGCAGAACGTACCGGCTCAGTTGTTCCAAAAAGTTGCTGAAATATGTCTCGTTGAAGGCTACATTACCACCCTCCATGAGTCCATGCTGATATTTATGCCG gaaaGCCCTTTAGCGATATTGACATCGTTCCTCTATCGTTGTATACGACGTCTCACCTTTGATTCGGAGACTAACAAGTACTTGACCAGTTTCCTCCAAATTTGTCAACGCCGATACAGCGTGGACGCCAGTGGTCTACCGTGTGACCTGTCCAAAGACTCCCTGCAGAGAATAGCCGTGGCCCTCGTTAAAATAGCACTTATGCACAATTTTGATATGCCTTATCATCAAAAGGAATTCTTGAAATGCTTAGCTGAAGCCCGCTTCGGTAAAGATCTACTTG ttcaaTCGCCAGATTTCACAATgttatatgaaatttttaaaataacaatggAGACTTCATCTGTGATGAACATATCAAAGATGCTGGAAGATGATGCGCCAGCCTATTTTCTAGAATGCGTAGAAATGTACACTCGCGAAGGAAATTACGATGTAGCACTGCAAATTGCTAAACTAGCAGCGTTACCGGTTGACGAAATATTGATCGCCGAATGGGATAAAAAGTGCACAAGACTCACAGGCATAATCGTAGATGACTTAATTGTTTATGATGAAGACTTAACATATATCATTGCTCAGTGTAGTGAGGCCTTCAAGGAAGCTGGCGTATCTTTTAACAGGGCGATTGAGTTTCTTTCGAGAGTTTATGTCGAAGACTTCGAACAAAAGTTCTATGCCTACAGAGTGATTATGAGTTGGTTTGAAGAAAACCGTGTATATGGTGAGAAGAGGGAAGAAATTGAACACGAAATGTGGGACGCGTATTTACGTTGTAGAGTAAACATTGCATTCAAAGACTATCAGGGTACAGTGAACTTTGTTCTCAATGGCCAGAAAGATTCTAATTCCCAAAAAGTTGATTTGGTACACGAAGAAAAGCCTTTCTCGTTGACCTTACACGAGATCGAGGTGGAATCGGATGTGGTGAATATAGAGAACGTCGAACTGTTGGAATATCCCGAAGACATAGACCGCTGGAAAAAAGCTGTCAGCGAGTTGTTGGAGTTGAAATTACTTGTGGAAGGCTTCCGGTTGGCCGCGTTGTACAAACCGCCTGATGAATACCGATATGGGTCTCCCGTGTGCCCCGTGCAAATTATAAGGACATGTCTACGACTGGCAGAAGGTACATGCTCGCCGTACGAATTGCCACAGGAGCTGCGATTGGTGATATCCTCGCCTACACTTCAAAACAAGTTGACTG TTTCAGAGGCGTCCGAAACTAGTTTCGAAGAGTTGGTCGTGATACAGGAAAGACAAGACGGTGACGGCGTGCCTCACCTGGCTGCGCGCGAGGAAGCGGACCGCCTGTCTGCGTTAGAAGCTCTTGCAGTGCGCAGTGGCCTCTCCGTTGCTAAACAG ATAGCGAGCTACTTCCGGATCGCACTACAAATCGGCTGGGATTATGCGTCAGTGCTGAAGTACCAAAGCCGTCCCTTGGACTTCATTAACTTGGTCAGCGGCAGAGCTCGAATGTCGTTGGCGAATCTCGTCTTCCGTACTTTCAATATACCGTCTAAACAA ATTGCAGAATACTTGTGCCGGGAGATGGTAGCTGCGATAATATCGCCACACCTACTGAAAACTTCGACATTCAGACAAAAAGAACACTTTCAGTACACTCTTTGGGGCTACATCCTCGATTCAGATATCGAAATGTTTCTAAACATGCGTCCAGATGCTTGCAGTCAAATCGGTCGATTGATTCTTGACCATTTAATGGCTTTCCAAAAGATTTATAAGGCAACGGGGGTTTTGAAGATTCCTGAAAATAGTTTGGATGATAGTTGTCTCGATGTAGAAACTTTGATCGACGAAGAGTATCAAAACGTAGAAGGCGATGAAGTAGAATCGATCATGACAGAAGAGGGCACACTTATGTCTGCCGAAACGGAATCAGTGTACTCTGTTTCCACGGTCTACAACGCTGGTAACAAGATGTCACGTGACTCTAGAAGAAACTTGTTCGACGTAATTTCTCGAAGCAATATTCATATTAGATACGAAGTCAAGTCGAATATCCGGAAGATTACCAAAGGTGCCAAATTATCAACGAAACAG gtgAACATAATCTCGATCGAGTTGTTGGTTCTCGCACACGAATGTTTTTCGTGCGCGTGCGACACGGAGGGCGTTGCGGTGGTGCTGCGTTCCGCGCAGGCGCTGTCCGCGCGACTGTTGGCCGCACGCTCGTGGCGACTGATGGTGCGGCTGCTAACGGGCCTTGCTCGCTACACGGAGTGCGCTTATATCTTACAG GCGTTACGCGAAAACCATCAATTTGAATTCCTCCTCGGCCAGTTCGACTACATGCTGGGCCAACAGCAGGACAAGATCGCGGAGTTCAAACACGGCTTACTCGACTTCCTGAAAACGCACTGTCCAGGCGACACGGACACATACATAATGGTTGCGCTACATTTCAACATGTACTCGGAAGCTGCGCACGTTAAGAAGAAACAGGCCAATGATCTGATAGATGATTTGGAGAAAATGGCCAGTGACGCGTCCAAAACGTCTCGTAGACAATCTCAGCCCGTTTGGCTCATGATCCACGACAATGTTCCAACGAGATCCCTCCTCGATACGGCATTGAATCATTGCAACGATGCTTGTGAACTTTACCTTCAAGGGGGTTGTACGGGATTTGCGGGAGAAATGGCGAACCTCGCGCAAAAGATAGCACTGCAAATATCTCTTCTGAACGCATCGCCGACGCGACTCATTCTTAATAGAAGCACTGAACAGACGTACAGCCTTGTGACGGAATATTTAAG CTTCATGGAGGGACTGGTACTTCTATCGAGTAGCGGGAGTTCCGTGTGGCGTGAACTGGCTTACCGACGTGCATTAACAAACGATCAGGCTTACCTCCGCGATATGGCGACTTATCGACCCGATATAGCACACGACTTTATAAACAG GTATAAATCGGAAAAGAAGAGAACCCCCGTATCTCAGGCGGCTATGACAGAATTGCGTACCCTGATTAGATGA